The genome window GCCGACGAAGAGCCTGTAGAGCAGGATTTGTCCGATGAAAAAGAACTGTTTAAGTTAATTGCAACACGTAGGGGAAGCTTGGTGTTTTAACACGCAAACGAAATGAAATCAATAGTCTTATTGAAGCCGGACAGGACAAAGAAACTGTTAGGAAACAAATTAACTTGTTTGATGGATTTTTCGCTGAGTTTATTAGTTTACAAGCAACTGTACAACAATTAACTAAAGATGCATATGAAAAGGAGGCCGATAACTTAGACTGGTACCAACCCAAATATAACCTGTTCAAAAGCTTCTTAGAAGGTGTCATAAAATGGCTCGAGGTTGATCAAGATGATGACAAAGAAGAGGATCAGGACGATATTGTTAAGCCTCAAGATAGCGCATCTCAAACAGCGCACAGTGTCACGCATAGCTGCAAAGCAACAAGTGCTCTCAGTTGCGCGTCACGAGAATCTTTCGCTCATCTAAAGGCCGAAGCAGAATGTGCGGCTATTAGAGCAAAGGCGCAGGCTTTGGATGACAAAATTGACCTTGATATCGAAGAAGCAAATATCCTCGCAAAATTAAAAGCACGAAGAGAAAAAATGGTCATAGATTCCGAACTTGCTGCTGCAGAGGCAAAGGTTAGAATATTCAGAGAAGCTGAAGACCAACGTTCAGTGTCGGGCGTATACAAATACGGTACACCAACGGAATATAACACCCCTGCAACAGTACAAAGACCAGTGAGATCGCAGAGAGAAGGATCAGCTCCTCGAACTGGACCTAGGCAAACTGTAGGtgcacaacaaaatgcaaatttGAGCGTCTCCGTGCCAATAGGAAGCCAGATTCACCCAAATGGCAATGATACAAGCGTCACTGATCTATTAAAAAGACAAACTCAAATCACTGAGATGTTAGTGAAacaacaaacactctctcttctgCCAGATAGAGAAATTCCCATATTCGATGGTGATGCTCTTCAATATAGGACTTTCATCAAAGCATTTGAGCAATGTGTTGAGAATAAAACTACAAATATGGATGACAGGCTATACTACTTACAACAGTATACAAGGGACCAACCCAGAAGCCTTGTCAGTAGCTTTATGCATATGGATCCTACCGTCGCGTATAAGGAAGCTAAAAGGCAGCTAGAATACAGTTTTGGGAACAGCTATAAAATAGCATCTGCTTACATGAATAAAGCCTTGAACTGGCCAACCATCAAACCAGAAGATGGCAAGGGGCTGCGATCTTATGCTCTCTTTTTACATAGCTGCTACAATACAATGCAAGACATTGATGGATTAAAAGAGCTTGAAAGTTCCACCAACTTAAGACTCATTGTGTCTAAACTTCCATTTAGGCTGCGAGATAGATGGCGAGCAAATGTGTGTAGCATGCAAGATAACAAACACAGAGCAACATTCAAGGACTTGATAGACTTTATTGAAAGACAGTCTAGAGCAATGCTAGATCCAATATTTGGTGACATCATCAACCCAACGGAGAGCAAAGTAGTGTCAAGATCTAAACCACAAAAAACATTCACCAAACCTAGTGGGAGGACCAGCTTTGCCACTACAGTTGCTCAGGCACCTGAAATAAAAAGGAACGAGTCACAATATGGACACAAACTGAATACAAATAAGTGTGCTCTTGAAAAGCCTTGCTTATTCTGTGAAAGAAATCACACATTTGGAAATTGTGAAAAGTTTAAGTCCAAACCAAACAGTGAGAAAATAGAATTCCTGAAAGTAAATGGGATGTGCTTTGGTTGTCTAACAAAGGGACATGTTAGCAAAACCTGCAAAAACAGAATGAAATGTGAAACATGTTCTCTGTCTCACCCAACCATCCTTCACATTCACACTGGCAAAGAAAAAGATGGAATTAAAGATGACTGTGTCGCAACTGGAAACAAACCACTGAGTAGTGCTATGGTATCTGTAAATGATGATGATCCAATAGGCGTCGGTAAATCGAAACAATGCACTCTTGCTATCGTCCCAGTGAAAGTAAAGGTCTCAAATTCAGACAAAGTCCTAAATACTCATGCATTTCTGGATCCCGGTAGCTCAGCTACATTTTGCACAGACTCATTGAAAAGAAAGTTAAATATCTCTGGTAAAAACACCACAATACTCTTGTGCCCAATGGGACAGGAGAAACATGTCCACAGCAGTATAGTCTCTGGTCTTGAAGTCAGCAATATGGAAGGCCTGCTGTACCATGAACTCCCAGAGGTCTACACTCAAACGAAATTACCAGTTTCAAAACGACACATACCAACACAAGAATCAATAGACAAATGGAAATACTTGGGTGATTCTCACGAAATCACTCATGAGGTGGCATTAAGGATTGTGATGAACAGATAAATGCTATCaatttgggaaacactggtttaTAAACATCTCATCATAGGCTATATTGGAAGTGATTAAAAGAAGACATTGTGATATTTTAAATTATGTATTTTTTACAATTTAATGTGAAATTCTCAGTACCGCAACGCGTCCATTACTGAATCTCGGCTCTTCAACTACATAattttaatatttaaaataaataaataataaaaaacttAAATGTATCTCATAAGGTAAATTGTTACATTCAATAAAAAGTTATTGCTTGGAATTCACtggtaaaagaaaagaaaatatttagaAAAAGAACTTTGGTCACACCCAATATTCTCAGCCTCCGCAACAATTTTCAAGCACCATTTAAGACCACAAGGAACAGACAAAAAACAGCCATTTTGAGAGGGGGGACACCTTTTACTGTAACACCCAAGATGGCTACCAGGTAAGCACCTCATTTTATATCTCTCCAGATAAATGTTAAAAACTTGGTTGTCAGCGAGCATACAGAACTTTTTGTTTCTCATTACCGAAACAGCAAGTtttcaatgtttaaaaaatgaaCATTTGATTGTGTTTTGGGAATTTTTAAGGTTTTTAAAGTCTAAATACAAAAAGCTAGCAAAAGTTTAGCCTAGCATCATGGTGGCCCCAGAGAGGCCCCAGAAGGTCAAGGTCACTCAGGCTCCGCAACAGCTTTCTCATACACCGCAACAATTAAAAGCCTGTTGCGGTGGAGAGATTCACTGTTGCGGTAATGAGAAATGAATGTTTTAAGTGACATGaactttatattatttatttattatttatttattatttatttatattatttatttattattatttatattatttattactcgttatttatttacttattatttatttattaatttacttgatatatagtatagtatattgtatattatagtatctGTCAtagtttatttatgtatttatttatttacaaaaatatttatatatgtatttatttatatataaaatatttatttatttatatatacacacacacgtatatatcaTCAATACTtattaacagtttttttttatcttattcggaaattatatgggtgccgctGTGGTCCTTTGTAATTGAGCACTGACCTGCTATATAAATCCGTTTATtatatgaattttcatcatTTCATGTCATTGCATTGTATCATGTCATTTTGAGAAGTTTAATATACATTGCATAATAGAATGTGTGGTTCAATGTAACAATTCTATGATATGGCTATCCATATAAGCTGTCTTTGTAAATAGTAAAGTAATATTTTTAccttttacattttaaaatcaACTGTAATATGCAATGTCATTTCATTTCCTAACAGACAGGAATCTGTTCTGAATAAAAAGGCATCCGCAAAGGCTAGGCTGGCTAAGTTCAGAGAGAAAATCTACAGCAATCCTGAGCTACTTGAGGAGTACagacggaaagagagagaggttcgGGGTGACAGGGAGATaatagggacacacacacacacacacacacacacacaggttgagaCAGACTGTGAAAGACAGGCGTGTACATGAGGCTGAGGCAGATGTGCATGCgctcacacatggacacacaatgAAGTCCAAATATAAATAACAATGGTTGTGCACATAACTTTCATTTGTGTAATGACTGTTCAGTAACACAAATCTTGGGTTCTTCTTTCAGGTATCACAAACGTAAGGAGAGTGGTAAAGTGAAGACTGTCAAGGACCTTACGAAAAGAGagcatgagaaaaaaaaactcaagtGGAGACAATATTCAGCGAAAAGCTAcaagaacaaaaaacaaacccaATGTGTTCTCAATCTCACTCCAGATTCTTCTGTGAGTGAATTAAGTGATTCTTCAGCAATAGCTGAAGTAAATAAGCCAACACCTGAGGATCACGTATCAATACAAGACGATGTACCAACACCACCACTGCAGTCATcaaccccaaagagaagcacaaTCAGAAAGAAATCAAAAGTTGTCAACAGATTGAGGACCAAACTGAGACAGGCAGAAGAGGAattgaaaaaaaacagaaaagaaatgcAGAATCTCAACAAGAAATTTAGGAGACTTCAAGCTCGAAGGGTGACTGTGACCAAGCAGATTGCCACGAccgcaaaaaacaaaaaagtcagGCAGCAGAAAGGTGGCATTTCGCTCAACAGCAAGAGGAAAGGCCTGTTGAAAATGGTACATTCTTTCCTCCATAGGGATGATGTATCCACTGTGGTCAACGGAAAATCTGGGGAGATCCGGCGGAGAGGAGTGATCCATAGGAAAAGGCACTTGTGTGACACAATGGCTAACCTGCACAAGAAGTTTTGTGGTGAAAACCTGCATCAAAATGTGTCTAAGGTGCATTTCTTTAAGCTTAGGCCGTTTTGGATAGTCAGGCCAAAAGTTGCTGACAGGGATACATGTGCATGCAAGCTGCATGAaaatttccatttcaaaataaaaaagttaCACCAGCTTGGAGTTTTGGAATCATCTTGCGCAGGTGATGTCGTACAGTCAGTTGTGTGCAACGCCAACAACATTGACTGTATGTACAATCGTTGTGAGGCCTGCAAAGACAGAGTGATTCCAACAGCACTTGATGTGGAGAACAAGGGCAACATAATCACCTGGCAGGAGTGGGTGACCAGGTCTATCACAGTGGAGAGGACTGGGAAAGCTGCAACCAGGGAGAAAGAAGTGAAGAACACCGCACTTGAAACCCGAAGTACTTCCATTGAGAGGTTGGTAGCTCTTACCACGGAACATCTCCCCAACTTTGCCGCACATATCTTCAACATCAGGCACCAGTTTTCCGCTCTCAAGACGATGAAGGATAGCatccatgatgatgatgtgatGGTCCATATCGATTACAGCGAAAATTGGAGCTGCAAGTATGTGCGGGAAGTGAAGGATACCCATTTCGGAGGTGGGAACCAGCAGGTAACCCTCCACACTGGTGTGTTCTACAACAGTAAAGGCAGGGTGGAAGCCTTTGCTTCAGTGTCTGCCAGCCTCCAGCACAATGCAACAGCAACATGGGCCCACCTGGAACCTGTTTTGAGGTACATCCGCCAACAACACCCCAATGTATGCAACATACATTTTGTTTCTAATGGCCCAACATCCCAATACAGAAACAGAAATTCGTTCTACTTGGCCTCCACTGTACCATTCCTCCATGGATTTAAATACGTGACATGGAACTTCACAGAGGCGTCTCATGGAAAAGGACCCCCAGATGGCGTGGGGGCAGCCTTAAAAAACCTGGCAGACCGAATAGTGGCATACGGCCAAAGCATCCCAGATGCAGATACTCTGTTTCAGCAGCTGACCCTGAACTCCTCGGTAACTCTATtccaggtgcgtgtgtgtgtgtaactatgtTCTAGGCTATATTGCACATTGTAGATTGTTTGGTTGAACACCATTTCAATCTTCTGTGAAATGCCTGTGACTTAAGAAACTGATAATGAAGTTCACTGTGACTTTGACAGGTGTCTGAGGACAAAATTAAAGAGAGGGGTGAATTGCTTCCTCCACACCTTAAGCCAGTCCCAGGGACAATGAAAATCCACCAAGTAGGTCAAAATTAATATATTTAAGTGCTCACATAACAAGTCACACTAGCCACATACTGTAAGTTAGTACATTCAAGATATCATTATGTTGCCATCCTAATCACATTTCCATAAATTAGTAAATCAGTAGATAAATTACTAAAACTGTTTTTGTTAATCTACACAACAGCTGGTGTCCACCACTCCTGGGGTAGTTCACACGAGGGAAGTGTCATGTTTCTGTCAGAAAAATTGTGAGTGCTTCTCTCCATCACGCCATGCATTTGCGGAGGAAGACGACGTTTCCACAAAGCCACCAGAGGCTTCCATAGAGGTTGGCCAGTGGGTCCTTGTGGAATACGACGCAGATCTGTTCCCCGGTGTAGTTAcacaggtaaaaaaaatatttcaaggCATTACTTTCAGGTGAAACTACATTGTCAGGCTTGTTTAGTCACCAAGTTTCAAATGAGTGCTGGAGAGGCAAGTTGATGGCACTCTCTTAAAATTATTCTTTCTAAAATACAGATTGCAGATGACCAGTATGAGGTGGACACTATGAACTGCGCTGGGGAAAACCGATTTTATGTGCCATCAATTAAGTTTTCTGGGGAAAAGGTGTGGTACTACCGCCACGACATCAAAGACCAAATTCCCGAGCCTCTGCCAGTCACTTCCTCTGCGAGGCATTTTTGTGTTTTGCCTGATATTTGGGCTAAACACAAGCTGCGCACCTGATGCATATTGTGATGTATGagctgagatgagatgagcacaatGAGATGTTGTAATGATCATTTTGAATGTAAACATTCCATTTCGATTTATATCTACATTGATGTGTATTGTTTTCACGAATTTAATGTTTCACAGTTGTGTAATGAGATGTATTGATTATATTGTATTTAAACATTCCTTTTCCATTTATGTCTACATTCATGCTTATATTTTTAATGAATTTATGTCTGAGGTACAGTATGCTGGAATGTGTTTTATTAAAATACACAGTTCAAAATGGGATATTTTCATTCTTTCTGAGAATAATTTTCAACAGAAAATGCCACATTTACTTCTCCATACAAAACTCTAAAGGTAAATCTCAAGAATTTGTTATATATTCCCAGCATTCACactctgtgtttgttgtgtaaaGTGTTATGGTGAATTAAGTAGGAATCTCATTACCGAAACTTTGACACTCATTTCCGAAACACCTTTCTCTTTACCGCAACACAGGTTTATTtacttattattttgctgttgtAAAACAAATTCTAGTTTATAATGGTATTTGGATAAATTGTATTTCTTCATTTGTCATCTGTACTAAATAAGTAATTATACATTGGAATTTTCAGTTAAATATCCTGAAAAAACAGGACACGAATCATGAAATATGTTGCGGTAATGAGACAAAtcataaaattgaaaaaaaatgggaaacttataaatataatattttctggGCTATATACACATATGGGCACAACTGTTAATAATATCtattaaaaaattaaaatagtTGTAACTTTTAAACCATATCTATTCTATGTTATCATGTTGCGGTGCTGAGAATTTATGTGCTCTGACTGACTAAAATGCTCCAAAAtatacagaaaaaaatgaatatatatatatatatatatatatatataagtgttTTAAGAAGTTTAGACCCTAATCTTGCATAACAAAAAGAGAAATTGTATTCAAATGCCATTTTAAAATTTTCAAGTGTGAACCGTTTTAAATCTGTTTTTCATGAGAATCACTCCCTTACGTGAGGTGAAAATTCCACAATTGGACGCTGACATTGAGTTGTTAATAGGCACAAATGCTGCAAAGCTTATGGAGCCTTGGAAGGTGATAAACAGTAGAGGTAATGGGCCATATGCTGTTCGAACACCCTTAGGATGGGTCATCAATGGGCTCATGCAAGAAACAAAATGTGAAATGCAAGGAAGTCACTCATGTACCGTAGTTAATCGCATATCTGTAGCAGATTTGAATGACTTGTTGATTAAACAGTATCATCAGGATTTTCCAGAACTGGCAGCTGAGGAGAAATCAGAGATGTCAGTTGAAGACAAACAGTTCATGTCTGTGATGGAAAGTTCAAAGGAACTAAGAAATGGTCATTATTACTTACCGTTACCCTTTAAAGAAAATGACGTAATGATGTCAAACAACTACCAACAGGCACAGCAGCGTGTTATGTCTCTGAAAAGAAAATTTGAAAAGAATGAACAATATCATAAAGAATATACTGCATTTCTAGAAGGAATGCTTGAAAAGGGCCACGcagaagcggtgccttttgatgAACTAGAAACCCAAAGTGGAAAGGTGTGGTACATTCCACATCACGGAGTGCACCATCCAAAGAAGGGCTCCCTGAGAGTTGTATTCGATTGTTCCGCATCCTTCCAGGGAACATCCTTGAACAGCGAATTGATACAAGGTCCAAATCTCACCAGTAACCTGATAGGCGTCCTGTTGCGCTTCCGCCAGGAGCCAATCGCCCTTATGGCAGACGTGGAAAGCATGTTTCACCAGGTGAGAGTTATGGAGAACCATGTGGACTTTTTGCGTTTTCTATGGTGGCCAAATGGTGACTCAGGTCAACCATTGAAAGAACACAGAATGACAGTGCACTTATTCGGGGCAACATCTTCGCCAAGTTGTGCAAGTTTCGCCCTCAAACAAACTGCCGAAGATTTCAAAGATCTCTTTTTGCATGAAACAGTGGAAACAATTAAGCAAGATATTTATGTGGATGATTGCTTGAAATCGGTGGCCACTGAAGCTGATGCTGTGACGTTGTGCAAAGAGCTTGAAAGAGCTTGCTCAATGGGAGGCTTTCGTTTGCACAAATGGATAAGTAACAGCAGAACTGTCCTAATGTCCATCCCACAAGCAGCCAGAGCAAAGGAGGTCAAAGACCTCGACTTGGAATCCAGCGATCTTCCTACAGAAAGAACTCTTGGCATACAGTGGCACATAGAAAGAGACAAACTCACTTTTGCAGTGAGCCTGAAACAGCAGCCATGTACTCGAAGGGGAATACTGTCCATCATATCCTCGGTATACGATCCTCTTGGCTTCATCTCTCCATTCGTCCTTACTGCTAAGAACATTCTGCAAGATCTTTGCAAGCAGAATTATGCCTGGGACAAAGACCTACCAGACCACTACACGCAGCTGTGGCATGAATGGATGGCAGGTCTAAGTTGCATTGGAGAGCTCAGTGTCAACAGATGTTTCAAGCCAAAGAACTTTGGTCCGATAACATCTGCACAACTACATCACTTTAGTGATGCGTCTGAAAGTGGTTATGGTTGTGTCACGTACGTTCGTCTCTCAAATTCAGGACATGAAGTGCACACCTCATTTCTAATGGGGAAATCCC of Alosa sapidissima isolate fAloSap1 chromosome 1, fAloSap1.pri, whole genome shotgun sequence contains these proteins:
- the LOC121708505 gene encoding uncharacterized protein LOC121708505; the encoded protein is MLEKGHAEAVPFDELETQSGKVWYIPHHGVHHPKKGSLRVVFDCSASFQGTSLNSELIQGPNLTSNLIGVLLRFRQEPIALMADVESMFHQVRVMENHVDFLRFLWWPNGDSGQPLKEHRMTVHLFGATSSPSCASFALKQTAEDFKDLFLHETVETIKQDIYVDDCLKSVATEADAVTLCKELERACSMGGFRLHKWISNSRTVLMSIPQAARAKEVKDLDLESSDLPTERTLGIQWHIERDKLTFAVSLKQQPCTRRGILSIISSVYDPLGFISPFVLTAKNILQDLCKQNYAWDKDLPDHYTQLWHEWMAGLSCIGELSVNRCFKPKNFGPITSAQLHHFSDASESGYGCVTYVRLSNSGHEVHTSFLMGKSRVAPLKQTTMPRMELTAAVLAVRMDRLIKAELQLALENSIFWTDSTSTLKYIQNENKRFKTFVANRVNAIREMTKVKQWRYINTKQNPADCASRGLKASALLNSKVWLNGPEFLKCQESE
- the LOC121723698 gene encoding uncharacterized protein LOC121723698, giving the protein MYNRCEACKDRVIPTALDVENKGNIITWQEWVTRSITVERTGKAATREKEVKNTALETRSTSIERLVALTTEHLPNFAAHIFNIRHQFSALKTMKDSIHDDDVMVHIDYSENWSCKYVREVKDTHFGGGNQQVTLHTGVFYNSKGRVEAFASVSASLQHNATATWAHLEPVLRYIRQQHPNVCNIHFVSNGPTSQYRNRNSFYLASTVPFLHGFKYVTWNFTEASHGKGPPDGVGAALKNLADRIVAYGQSIPDADTLFQQLTLNSSVTLFQVSEDKIKERGELLPPHLKPVPGTMKIHQLVSTTPGVVHTREVSCFCQKNCECFSPSRHAFAEEDDVSTKPPEASIEVGQWVLVEYDADLFPGVVTQIADDQYEVDTMNCAGENRFYVPSIKFSGEKVWYYRHDIKDQIPEPLPVTSSARHFCVLPDIWAKHKLRT